Proteins encoded in a region of the Saccharothrix ecbatanensis genome:
- a CDS encoding ricin-type beta-trefoil lectin domain protein: MSAALLPTFADHTQASAATQATYYVAPDGNDANAGTITAPFKTMQRARDVVRTVNTNMSGDIYVYLRGGNYPVSNTTEFTSSDSGTNGYRVTYAAYQNEKPVLNAGVQVTGWTQHGGNVWKAPLNRGNKLRALYVNDKRAFMATKTMNSQGCYGTYNINAGQAPWAWESGSQCDGAKYNAGDLPAIAGNHDDIEIETATTWTTAIVGVRQVITAGDGARVALFQQPGAAIAQGAFNGNSQINGSHKFMNAYEFLDSPGEFYFDKTGKTLYYYKANSEDMTTATVYAPNNVSTVLRVAGTSTSAHVRNITFSGLTVQHSDWNLFTVAGSAFKQAQQGNLGNTAYAKGNFHVYHYRNVDVAPGVIQIENADGILLQRNRIQHTGADGINMVNDVQNTQLIGNHTNDIAGSAITVGHPQHVYIGDHTASNREKYSAQVEGLPKNIEIKNNFIYDSAVLFNGHSPISAYFADTLTVQHNRIEKSPWSGITLGWGWWNFDGSSGSIVPNRPTTTAKNNNISHNHIIDTVQRLSDTAPIYTLGSQPGTTITDNYLQGVPSGHKYGLHPDEGSAFITFRDNILSVDPNITWLINSDDFGRKHDLSITQTYGPVNKVSQKSLPNSTIEDIRAYPDYVWPAAAHSIAVNSGLEDAYRDIVPQGNLSLPDHVLPASTFTSGSSVPIRSAGDATKTVWLAPSGTTNFVVGPTMTKAAGTATTVAVPTSPGSYRLYVVDAQGNRSPESKSIVRQQSGGQQGATIVGSQSGRCLDIGGTTNGTQAQLWDCHGGANQRFTHTAGKQLQVNGNKCLDANNQGTGNGTTVVIWDCHGGTNQQWNVNSNGTITGVQSGLCLDAYGAGTANGTKIILWACGSGANQRWSLRS, encoded by the coding sequence GTGTCCGCTGCGCTGCTGCCGACCTTCGCAGACCACACCCAGGCCTCGGCCGCCACCCAGGCAACGTACTACGTGGCCCCCGACGGCAACGACGCCAACGCCGGCACAATCACGGCGCCGTTCAAGACCATGCAGCGAGCGCGGGACGTCGTCCGCACGGTGAACACGAACATGTCCGGCGACATCTACGTCTACCTTCGCGGCGGGAACTACCCGGTAAGCAACACCACGGAGTTCACGTCGAGCGACTCGGGCACGAACGGGTACCGGGTCACCTACGCCGCGTACCAGAACGAGAAGCCGGTACTGAACGCCGGTGTCCAGGTAACCGGCTGGACGCAGCACGGCGGCAACGTCTGGAAGGCCCCGCTCAACCGCGGCAACAAGCTGCGGGCGCTCTACGTCAATGACAAACGGGCGTTCATGGCCACCAAGACGATGAACTCGCAGGGGTGTTACGGCACGTACAACATCAACGCGGGACAGGCACCCTGGGCGTGGGAATCGGGCTCGCAGTGCGACGGGGCCAAGTACAACGCGGGCGACCTGCCTGCCATCGCCGGCAACCACGACGACATCGAAATCGAGACGGCGACGACCTGGACCACGGCCATCGTCGGAGTGCGCCAGGTCATCACGGCCGGCGACGGCGCCCGCGTGGCGCTGTTCCAGCAACCCGGCGCGGCCATCGCCCAAGGCGCGTTCAACGGCAACTCCCAGATCAACGGCAGCCACAAGTTCATGAACGCGTACGAGTTCCTGGACTCGCCCGGCGAGTTCTACTTCGACAAGACCGGCAAGACGTTGTACTACTACAAAGCCAACTCCGAAGACATGACGACGGCGACGGTCTACGCGCCGAACAACGTGTCCACCGTGCTCCGGGTCGCCGGCACGTCCACAAGCGCCCACGTACGGAACATCACGTTCTCCGGCCTCACCGTGCAGCACTCCGACTGGAACCTGTTCACCGTGGCCGGCTCCGCGTTCAAGCAGGCCCAGCAGGGCAACCTCGGCAACACCGCGTACGCGAAGGGGAACTTCCACGTCTACCACTACCGCAACGTCGACGTCGCGCCGGGCGTGATCCAGATCGAGAACGCCGACGGAATCCTCTTGCAGCGCAACAGGATCCAGCACACCGGCGCCGACGGGATCAACATGGTCAATGACGTGCAGAACACGCAGTTGATCGGAAACCACACGAACGACATCGCGGGCTCCGCCATCACCGTGGGCCATCCCCAGCACGTCTACATCGGAGACCACACGGCGAGCAATCGCGAGAAGTACTCCGCCCAGGTCGAAGGGCTGCCCAAGAACATCGAGATCAAGAACAACTTCATCTACGACAGCGCCGTGTTGTTCAACGGGCACAGTCCGATCTCGGCGTACTTCGCCGACACCCTCACGGTGCAGCACAACCGGATCGAGAAGAGCCCGTGGTCGGGCATAACGCTCGGCTGGGGGTGGTGGAACTTCGACGGGTCGTCAGGCTCGATCGTGCCGAACCGGCCGACCACCACGGCGAAGAACAACAACATCAGCCACAACCACATCATCGACACGGTGCAGCGGCTCAGCGATACGGCCCCCATCTACACGCTGGGCAGCCAGCCGGGGACCACGATCACCGACAACTACCTCCAAGGCGTCCCGTCCGGCCACAAGTACGGACTCCACCCGGACGAAGGCTCGGCGTTCATCACCTTCCGCGACAACATCCTGAGCGTGGACCCGAACATCACCTGGCTCATCAATTCCGACGACTTCGGACGCAAGCACGACCTGAGCATCACGCAGACGTACGGACCGGTCAACAAGGTCTCCCAGAAGTCGCTGCCGAACAGCACCATCGAGGACATCCGCGCCTATCCCGACTACGTCTGGCCGGCGGCGGCGCACAGCATCGCCGTGAACTCCGGCCTTGAGGACGCATACCGGGACATCGTCCCCCAGGGCAACCTCTCCCTGCCGGACCACGTCCTGCCGGCCAGCACGTTCACCAGCGGGTCCTCGGTCCCGATCCGCAGCGCCGGCGATGCGACCAAGACGGTCTGGCTGGCCCCCTCGGGCACGACCAACTTCGTCGTCGGCCCCACGATGACCAAAGCGGCCGGCACCGCGACGACCGTTGCCGTGCCGACGTCACCGGGCAGCTACCGGCTCTACGTCGTGGACGCGCAGGGGAATCGGTCGCCCGAGTCGAAATCGATCGTTCGGCAGCAGTCCGGTGGTCAGCAGGGCGCCACGATCGTGGGAAGCCAGTCCGGCCGGTGCCTCGACATCGGCGGCACGACGAACGGCACCCAGGCCCAACTCTGGGACTGCCACGGCGGCGCTAACCAGCGCTTCACCCACACCGCGGGCAAGCAGTTGCAGGTGAACGGCAACAAGTGTCTGGACGCCAACAACCAGGGCACCGGCAACGGCACCACGGTGGTGATCTGGGACTGCCACGGTGGCACCAACCAGCAGTGGAACGTCAACTCCAACGGCACGATCACCGGGGTGCAGTCCGGGTTGTGCCTCGACGCCTACGGCGCCGGGACCGCGAACGGAACCAAGATCATCCTCTGGGCCTGCGGCAGCGGCGCGAACCAGCGATGGAGCCTGCGCAGCTGA
- a CDS encoding ThuA domain-containing protein, with translation MSLVWSLISPAVPAQAHPGHGDETFKALVFTKTAGFRHPSIEAGVVALEELSAAHGFTLDSTADAGAFTDANLAQYEVVVFLSTTGDVLNSGQQAAFERYIKGGGGFAGVHAATDTEYDWAWYGDLVGAYFANHPNPQNAKVKVTDPAHPSTAGLPQAWQRFDEWYNFRADPAAKVHVLAELDETSYSPGSGAMGTSHPIAWCQDYDGGRSWYTGLGHTEESYADPSFRDHLLKGVQTAAGVLDADCSASRTGSFDKVALDDNTANPMELAIAEDGRVFYVDRNGAVKVVRTDGSVVTAGSVQVYTGQEFGLLGLALDPDFATNNQLYLYYSPAGAQALDRVSRFTLSGDTITAGSEKVVLEIPTQRDQCCHAGGALEFDNDGNLFITTGDNTNPFASDGYSPLDERPGRAAWDSQRSSANSNNLNGKILRITPQPDGTYTVPAGNMFAPGTEKTRPEIYAMGFRNAFRIGLDPKTNKLQVADYGPDAGQISPQRGPDGRVEWNIVDKPGFYGWPYCVGVNTPYHDHDFATGVSGAPFDCAAPVNDSPNNTGITQLPPVIGTPIWQGKVATGNPEIGGSGAPMAGGTYRFDPDLDSERKWPAYWDGKAMWGDWNDGRLFSLQLSPDGTSVVDINRMLPDMDFNRVHAMQFGPDGALYIIEWGSGFGGNNADSGLYRIDYVRGNRAPIAMAKADRTSGHAPLAVRFDSAGSRDPDGTPVTLAWDFDGDGTTDSTEATPSHTYTAVGNYTARLTVTDEGGKSAVANVAIVVGNTPPVVTLTAPVDGGFIDFGDQVSYRVTVTDAEDGTIDCQNVVVQPALGHDEHSHGYEQYRGCEGLAVMSGDEGHAGADIFGVLTAKYTDKGAPGVSPLTGEAILVLQPKHKEAEFHTDSGRVPGGVGDDTAGVEKENTTDTGGGQNIGFITDGDYFSLARASLTGIDQVRFRVASGSEGGRIEVRVGAPDGPLAGTATFPATGGWQNWTTVTADLMDSPPAGSKLYFVTRRSEGSTTTSYLANVNWLEFVGGGVTHNRRPTVTATATPTSGGTPLKVDFTATATDPEGDEPIQYAWTFGDGGTGTGATVSHTYAAGGKFQAKVTATDARGASGTANVEITVRTVPTDCLGGRSDDFLGTSLDRARWTTVVRENQDLAVRDGHLVIPTSPTDIYGTGGNAPNIVLQDLPPGAFEATTKLRLPARQAYQQAGLIVYGDDDNYAKMVLEGRTTGSDDAASRIFQFIREENGSPNEVAESNTAPLGAQYPDTVWIRFNSDGTNLTASYSADGQTFTPMPQTKSLAGITNPKIGLVSLAGSGDHPVVDAEFDTFRITPDTTVEVDRNDDFTGTSLDACRWNAVVRRDPTGYGVADGGLRIDTSDGDIYGTSTNLPANFILQDAPGDDWTIETKVDASALNEQYQQAGLIAYGDDANYVKFDYLTTNAPGSTVDRGIELRSETADAIDQPQPSAGGLTQGVWHLRLAKSGNTYTGSYSADGQTWTSLEPVVNTALGDSAKIGLFALGGPQTASKPARFEHFRVSDGDQAAPQLSVAAAPAAPNGANGWWTGPVTVTAEATDDRPGQVYVEYRVGDGAWAEYTAPVAFTEDGTRVVAFRASDTAGNTSEEKAVDVKVDQAAPKVTAKADEPSGAEGWWTRPVTVSADATDETSGGPVLEYRVDAGAWQPYSAAVAVTGEGAHRIAVRATDAAGNTSAESVVDVKVDTATPVTSARRGTAASRVWLQAADVTSGVAKTEYRISNGPWQVYPGEEIKLRPNGKDVLEYRSIDVAGNVEATGRYTARPGHNPDALPHE, from the coding sequence GTGTCGTTGGTCTGGTCGCTGATCTCGCCGGCCGTCCCGGCTCAGGCGCACCCCGGCCACGGTGACGAGACGTTCAAGGCGCTGGTCTTCACGAAGACCGCGGGCTTCCGGCACCCGTCGATCGAGGCGGGTGTCGTGGCGCTGGAGGAGTTGAGCGCGGCCCACGGGTTCACCTTGGATTCCACCGCGGACGCGGGCGCCTTCACCGACGCCAACCTCGCCCAGTACGAGGTGGTGGTGTTCCTCTCCACGACCGGTGATGTGCTGAACAGCGGTCAGCAGGCGGCGTTCGAGCGCTACATCAAGGGCGGTGGTGGTTTCGCCGGTGTGCACGCGGCGACGGACACCGAGTACGACTGGGCCTGGTACGGGGATCTGGTGGGCGCGTACTTCGCCAACCACCCGAATCCGCAGAACGCGAAGGTGAAGGTGACCGACCCGGCGCACCCGTCGACGGCGGGGTTGCCGCAGGCGTGGCAGCGCTTTGACGAGTGGTACAACTTCCGCGCGGACCCGGCGGCCAAGGTGCATGTGCTGGCGGAGTTGGATGAGACGAGCTACAGCCCCGGTAGTGGCGCGATGGGCACGAGCCACCCGATCGCGTGGTGTCAGGACTACGACGGTGGCCGTTCCTGGTACACGGGTCTGGGTCACACGGAGGAGTCCTACGCCGACCCCTCGTTCCGCGACCACCTGCTCAAGGGTGTGCAGACGGCGGCGGGTGTGCTCGACGCGGACTGTTCAGCCTCGCGCACCGGTAGCTTCGACAAGGTCGCGTTGGACGACAACACGGCCAACCCGATGGAGTTGGCCATCGCGGAGGACGGTCGGGTCTTCTACGTCGACCGTAACGGCGCGGTGAAGGTCGTCCGCACCGACGGTTCGGTGGTGACCGCGGGGTCGGTGCAGGTCTACACCGGGCAGGAGTTCGGACTCCTCGGGCTGGCGCTCGACCCTGACTTCGCCACGAACAACCAGCTGTACCTGTACTACTCGCCGGCGGGTGCGCAGGCGTTGGACCGGGTGTCCCGCTTCACGTTGTCCGGTGACACGATCACCGCGGGCAGCGAGAAGGTCGTGCTGGAGATCCCCACGCAGCGCGACCAGTGCTGTCACGCCGGTGGTGCGTTGGAGTTCGACAACGACGGCAACCTGTTCATCACCACGGGCGACAACACCAACCCGTTCGCCTCCGACGGCTACAGCCCGTTGGACGAGAGGCCGGGCCGTGCGGCGTGGGATTCGCAGCGTTCCTCGGCGAACAGCAACAACCTCAACGGGAAGATCCTGCGGATCACGCCGCAGCCGGACGGCACGTACACGGTTCCGGCGGGCAACATGTTCGCGCCGGGAACGGAGAAGACCCGTCCCGAGATCTACGCGATGGGTTTCCGCAACGCCTTCCGCATCGGTCTGGACCCGAAGACGAACAAGCTCCAGGTCGCCGACTACGGTCCGGACGCCGGTCAGATCAGCCCTCAGCGCGGGCCGGACGGCCGTGTGGAGTGGAACATCGTCGACAAGCCGGGCTTCTACGGTTGGCCGTACTGCGTCGGCGTGAACACCCCGTACCACGACCATGATTTCGCCACGGGTGTGTCGGGTGCGCCCTTCGACTGTGCCGCCCCGGTGAACGACTCGCCCAACAACACCGGCATCACGCAGTTGCCGCCGGTGATCGGCACGCCGATCTGGCAAGGCAAGGTGGCCACCGGCAACCCGGAGATCGGTGGCAGTGGCGCGCCGATGGCGGGCGGCACCTACCGGTTCGACCCGGACCTGGACTCGGAGCGCAAGTGGCCCGCGTACTGGGACGGCAAGGCGATGTGGGGTGACTGGAACGACGGCAGGTTGTTCTCGTTGCAGCTCTCACCGGACGGCACGAGCGTGGTCGACATCAACCGGATGCTGCCCGACATGGACTTCAACCGGGTGCACGCCATGCAGTTCGGCCCGGACGGCGCGTTGTACATCATCGAGTGGGGTTCGGGCTTCGGCGGCAACAACGCCGACAGCGGCCTCTACCGGATCGACTACGTGCGCGGCAACCGAGCCCCGATCGCGATGGCCAAGGCCGACCGCACCTCCGGCCACGCCCCGCTGGCGGTGCGGTTCGACTCGGCGGGATCGCGCGACCCGGACGGCACGCCGGTCACGCTGGCGTGGGACTTCGACGGTGACGGCACCACCGACAGCACCGAGGCCACCCCGAGCCACACCTACACGGCCGTCGGTAACTACACCGCGCGTCTGACCGTGACCGACGAGGGCGGCAAGTCCGCGGTTGCCAACGTCGCCATCGTCGTGGGTAACACGCCGCCGGTGGTCACGCTGACCGCGCCGGTGGACGGCGGGTTCATCGACTTCGGCGACCAGGTGTCCTACCGCGTCACGGTGACCGACGCGGAGGACGGCACCATCGACTGCCAGAACGTGGTCGTGCAGCCCGCGTTGGGCCACGACGAGCACTCGCACGGCTATGAGCAGTACCGGGGTTGTGAGGGCCTGGCCGTCATGTCCGGCGACGAGGGCCACGCGGGCGCGGACATCTTCGGTGTCCTGACGGCGAAGTACACAGACAAGGGCGCACCCGGGGTATCCCCGCTGACCGGCGAGGCGATCCTGGTCCTCCAGCCGAAGCACAAGGAGGCGGAGTTCCACACCGACTCCGGCCGAGTCCCCGGTGGCGTCGGTGACGACACGGCGGGTGTGGAGAAGGAGAACACCACCGACACGGGTGGCGGCCAGAACATCGGGTTCATCACCGACGGCGACTACTTCTCCCTCGCCCGCGCGAGCCTCACGGGCATCGACCAGGTGCGCTTCCGGGTCGCCTCGGGGTCAGAAGGGGGTCGGATCGAGGTCCGGGTGGGCGCACCTGACGGTCCGCTCGCCGGAACCGCGACGTTCCCCGCGACCGGCGGTTGGCAGAACTGGACCACGGTGACCGCTGACCTCATGGACAGCCCACCGGCCGGGTCGAAGCTGTACTTCGTCACCCGCCGGTCGGAGGGCAGCACCACCACCAGCTACCTCGCGAACGTCAACTGGCTGGAGTTCGTCGGCGGCGGCGTCACGCACAACCGGCGGCCCACGGTCACCGCCACGGCCACCCCGACGTCCGGCGGCACGCCGCTGAAGGTCGACTTCACCGCGACCGCCACCGATCCCGAGGGTGACGAACCCATCCAGTACGCGTGGACGTTCGGTGACGGCGGCACCGGCACTGGCGCCACGGTCAGCCACACCTACGCCGCCGGCGGCAAGTTCCAGGCCAAGGTCACCGCGACCGACGCCAGGGGCGCGAGCGGCACGGCGAACGTCGAGATCACCGTGCGGACGGTGCCGACGGACTGCCTCGGCGGCCGGTCGGACGACTTCCTCGGCACTTCGCTCGACCGGGCCCGGTGGACCACGGTGGTGCGGGAGAACCAGGACCTCGCCGTCCGCGACGGGCACCTCGTGATCCCCACCTCGCCCACCGACATCTACGGCACTGGCGGCAACGCGCCGAACATCGTGTTGCAGGACCTGCCGCCGGGGGCCTTCGAGGCCACCACCAAGCTCAGGCTGCCCGCCCGGCAGGCCTACCAACAGGCAGGACTCATCGTCTACGGCGACGACGACAACTACGCGAAGATGGTGCTGGAAGGCCGCACCACCGGCAGTGACGACGCGGCGAGCCGCATCTTCCAGTTCATCCGCGAGGAGAACGGCTCACCCAACGAGGTCGCCGAGTCCAACACCGCGCCGCTGGGCGCGCAGTACCCAGACACCGTCTGGATCAGGTTCAACAGCGACGGGACGAACCTGACCGCGTCCTACAGCGCGGACGGCCAGACGTTCACCCCGATGCCGCAGACCAAGTCGCTGGCGGGCATCACCAACCCGAAGATCGGTCTGGTGTCGCTGGCCGGCTCCGGTGACCACCCCGTCGTGGACGCCGAGTTCGACACGTTCAGGATCACGCCGGACACCACGGTCGAGGTCGACCGGAACGACGACTTCACCGGCACGTCGCTCGACGCCTGCCGCTGGAACGCCGTCGTCCGGCGCGACCCCACCGGTTACGGCGTGGCCGACGGCGGCCTGCGCATCGACACCAGCGACGGTGACATCTACGGCACGTCCACCAACCTGCCGGCCAACTTCATCCTCCAGGACGCACCGGGCGACGACTGGACGATCGAGACGAAGGTGGACGCCTCCGCCCTGAACGAGCAGTACCAGCAGGCCGGGTTGATCGCGTACGGCGACGACGCGAACTACGTGAAGTTCGACTACCTCACCACCAACGCGCCGGGCTCGACGGTGGATCGCGGGATCGAGCTGCGGTCGGAAACCGCCGATGCGATCGACCAACCGCAGCCCTCCGCGGGCGGCCTCACCCAAGGCGTGTGGCACCTGAGGTTGGCCAAGTCCGGAAACACCTACACCGGCTCCTACAGCGCGGACGGGCAGACCTGGACGTCACTCGAACCGGTCGTCAACACGGCGCTCGGGGACAGTGCGAAGATCGGCCTGTTCGCCCTCGGCGGTCCGCAAACCGCGTCGAAGCCCGCCCGGTTCGAGCACTTCCGGGTGAGCGACGGCGACCAGGCGGCGCCGCAACTGTCGGTGGCCGCCGCACCCGCCGCGCCCAACGGTGCGAACGGGTGGTGGACCGGACCTGTCACGGTGACCGCTGAGGCCACCGACGACCGTCCCGGCCAGGTGTACGTGGAGTACCGGGTCGGCGACGGCGCCTGGGCGGAGTACACCGCGCCCGTGGCGTTCACCGAGGACGGCACGCGAGTGGTGGCGTTCCGGGCCTCCGACACCGCGGGCAACACGTCCGAGGAGAAGGCGGTCGACGTCAAGGTGGACCAGGCCGCGCCGAAGGTCACGGCGAAGGCCGACGAGCCTTCGGGAGCGGAAGGCTGGTGGACGCGGCCGGTCACGGTGTCGGCCGACGCGACCGACGAGACCTCCGGCGGCCCGGTGCTCGAATACCGGGTCGACGCCGGGGCGTGGCAGCCCTACTCCGCCGCGGTGGCCGTCACGGGCGAGGGGGCGCACCGGATCGCCGTGCGCGCCACGGACGCGGCGGGCAACACCTCGGCGGAGTCGGTGGTCGACGTGAAGGTCGACACCGCCACGCCCGTCACGTCTGCCCGTCGCGGCACGGCGGCCTCACGGGTCTGGCTCCAAGCCGCCGACGTCACCTCGGGCGTGGCCAAGACCGAGTACCGGATCTCCAACGGGCCGTGGCAGGTCTACCCGGGTGAGGAGATCAAGCTCCGGCCCAACGGCAAGGACGTCCTGGAGTACCGGTCCATCGACGTCGCGGGCAACGTCGAGGCCACCGGTCGGTACACCGCAAGGCCCGGTCACAACCCGGACGCACTCCCGCACGAGTAG
- a CDS encoding ROK family transcriptional regulator, producing MRSRPVRLRSRNAAADQLTVRRHNLSVVLSHLRDRGPRSRARLAAETGLNKATVSSLVAELVDRGLVGEGEAEPATVGRPGQYIRLDGEHVVAVGAEVNIDYLSVLVLNLRGDVVSEKRLALDTARMEPALVLARLGRLLSQALKRLEKNDIRPVGLTIAVPGLVGVGTGIVHEAPNLGWTDVAVVAEIRRILGDPPYPVLLDNEANLAALAEIEGQGPDRSADLILLTGAAGIGGGVVAGGQLLRGAAGFAGEVGHMRVRAGGPRCGCGRRGCWEAAVGLNALLAAAAPEHDPVRDPSLDVEKRLAEIGNRARAGDPRVLAALTEIAHWLVVGAAILVNVFNPSLLVLGGYFAALSPWIAGSLHDELRLHVFAGDAGGTRVAFSTLGFSASARGGASQVLDHVFQDPTLVEPAGGHHPVAQEESV from the coding sequence ATGAGAAGCAGGCCCGTCCGCTTGCGTTCGCGCAACGCGGCCGCGGACCAGCTCACGGTCCGCAGGCACAACCTCTCGGTCGTGCTGTCGCACCTGCGCGACCGCGGCCCGCGATCGAGGGCGCGGCTCGCCGCGGAGACCGGCTTGAACAAGGCGACGGTGTCCAGTCTCGTCGCCGAGCTGGTCGACCGCGGCCTGGTGGGCGAGGGTGAGGCGGAGCCGGCGACGGTCGGCAGGCCGGGCCAGTACATCCGGCTCGACGGCGAGCACGTGGTGGCGGTCGGGGCCGAGGTCAACATCGACTACCTGTCGGTGCTGGTGCTCAACCTGCGCGGCGACGTCGTGTCGGAGAAGCGGCTCGCCCTCGACACCGCGCGCATGGAGCCCGCCCTGGTGCTGGCCCGCCTGGGGCGGCTGCTGAGCCAGGCCTTGAAGCGCCTGGAGAAGAACGACATCCGCCCGGTCGGCCTGACCATCGCCGTACCCGGCCTGGTCGGGGTGGGGACCGGAATCGTGCACGAGGCGCCGAACCTCGGCTGGACCGACGTCGCGGTGGTCGCCGAGATCCGGCGGATCCTCGGCGACCCGCCGTACCCCGTGCTGCTGGACAACGAGGCCAACCTGGCCGCGCTGGCCGAGATCGAGGGACAGGGCCCGGACCGCAGCGCGGACCTGATCCTGCTCACCGGCGCGGCGGGCATCGGCGGCGGCGTGGTCGCGGGCGGGCAGTTGCTGCGCGGCGCCGCCGGCTTCGCGGGCGAGGTCGGGCACATGCGGGTCCGGGCAGGCGGTCCGCGTTGCGGGTGCGGCAGAAGAGGCTGCTGGGAGGCCGCCGTCGGCCTCAACGCCCTGCTGGCGGCAGCGGCGCCGGAACACGACCCGGTCCGCGACCCGTCGCTCGACGTGGAGAAGCGGCTCGCCGAGATCGGCAATCGCGCCCGTGCGGGCGATCCCAGGGTCCTGGCCGCGCTCACCGAGATCGCGCACTGGCTCGTCGTCGGCGCGGCCATCCTGGTCAACGTCTTCAACCCCAGCCTGCTGGTCCTCGGCGGCTACTTCGCGGCCCTCTCGCCGTGGATCGCGGGCTCCCTGCACGACGAGTTGCGACTCCACGTCTTCGCCGGCGACGCGGGCGGCACGCGCGTGGCGTTCTCGACGCTCGGCTTCTCCGCCTCCGCGCGCGGGGGAGCGTCGCAGGTCCTCGACCACGTCTTCCAGGACCCCACACTCGTCGAGCCGGCCGGCGGACACCACCCCGTGGCACAGGAGGAATCGGTATGA
- a CDS encoding sugar ABC transporter ATP-binding protein: MTSSGTPLLSVRGVVKRFPGVTALGGVDFDVRAGEVHCLLGQNGAGKSTLIKVLAGAHRPDEGELRWQGEVVSFDNPMDAMRTGVAAIYQELDLVAGLSVADNVFLGHEPATAGFTRRAEARRRTRALLERLGHPDIPVDRDAGRLSAANQQIVSMARALSRDGRLLIMDEPSAVLDQDEVHTLFRVIRELTAQGVAVVYISHRMEEIREIGDRVTVLKDGRTVATGLPAREARTADLIKLMTGRDLEYVFPDRKPLDPAAPVVLAVRGLAASGRFAGLDLTVRAGEVVGLAGLVGSGRSEILEAVYGARKASAGTVEVDGKRLRRGSVGAAVRAGVGLCPEERKSQGLLLDQAVYRNITVSTLPVFARFGFLDSGAERARSLELTTALDVRPPGVDRAVRTLSGGNQQKVVLARWLLRECRVLLLDEPTRGVDVGARSEIYELIRDLAERGVAVVVVSSDVEEVLGLSDRVLVVREGRVVHEGPAHEIDEHRVLDLVMEGTAA, from the coding sequence ATGACGTCCAGCGGAACCCCGTTGCTGTCGGTCCGGGGTGTGGTGAAGCGCTTCCCGGGTGTCACTGCCCTGGGCGGGGTCGACTTCGACGTCCGCGCGGGCGAGGTGCACTGCCTGCTGGGCCAGAACGGCGCGGGCAAATCGACGTTGATCAAGGTGCTGGCCGGTGCGCATCGGCCGGACGAGGGCGAACTGCGGTGGCAGGGCGAGGTCGTGTCGTTCGACAACCCGATGGACGCGATGCGCACCGGCGTGGCGGCCATCTACCAGGAGCTGGACCTGGTGGCCGGGCTCTCGGTCGCCGACAACGTGTTCCTGGGCCACGAGCCGGCCACCGCCGGGTTCACCCGTCGCGCCGAGGCACGCAGGCGGACCCGCGCCCTGCTGGAGCGGCTGGGCCACCCCGACATCCCGGTGGACCGCGACGCGGGCCGGTTGTCCGCGGCCAACCAGCAGATCGTGAGCATGGCTCGGGCGCTGTCCCGCGACGGCCGGTTGTTGATCATGGACGAGCCGTCGGCCGTGCTGGACCAGGACGAGGTGCACACCCTGTTCCGGGTCATCCGGGAACTGACCGCCCAGGGCGTGGCCGTCGTCTACATCTCGCACCGGATGGAGGAGATCCGCGAGATCGGTGACCGGGTCACGGTGCTCAAGGACGGCCGGACCGTCGCCACCGGCCTGCCCGCCCGCGAGGCGCGGACCGCCGACCTGATCAAGCTGATGACCGGGCGCGACCTGGAGTACGTCTTCCCCGATCGCAAGCCGCTCGATCCGGCGGCGCCGGTCGTGCTCGCCGTGCGCGGGCTCGCGGCGTCGGGGCGGTTCGCGGGATTGGACCTCACCGTCCGCGCTGGCGAGGTCGTCGGGTTGGCGGGCCTGGTGGGCTCCGGGCGATCGGAAATCCTGGAGGCCGTCTACGGCGCGCGCAAGGCCTCGGCGGGCACGGTGGAGGTCGACGGCAAGCGGCTCCGGCGCGGTTCCGTCGGTGCGGCCGTGCGAGCCGGTGTCGGGCTGTGCCCGGAGGAGCGCAAGAGCCAGGGACTGCTGCTGGACCAGGCCGTCTACCGCAACATCACGGTGTCCACGTTGCCCGTGTTCGCCCGTTTCGGATTCCTGGACAGCGGCGCGGAACGTGCGCGATCGCTGGAGTTGACCACGGCGTTGGACGTGCGTCCACCGGGCGTCGACCGGGCGGTGCGCACCCTGTCGGGTGGCAACCAGCAGAAGGTCGTGCTGGCCCGGTGGCTGCTGCGCGAGTGCCGGGTGCTGCTGCTGGACGAGCCGACGCGTGGGGTGGACGTCGGCGCGCGCAGCGAGATCTACGAGCTGATCCGGGACCTGGCCGAGCGGGGTGTGGCCGTGGTCGTGGTGTCCAGCGACGTCGAGGAGGTCCTCGGCCTGTCGGACCGGGTCCTGGTGGTGCGCGAAGGGCGTGTCGTCCACGAGGGGCCGGCCCACGAGATCGACGAACACCGGGTCCTGGACCTGGTCATGGAAGGAACCGCCGCATGA